DNA sequence from the Myxococcus guangdongensis genome:
TCATCGGCGCGCCCATCCACGCGGCCGTCGCCGAGTCGCGGTGGATGCCGGTGAGCACCCGAGGACTGCTCGTCCGCACCACGCGACTCGAGGATGCCCAGGGTCCGATTCCGGAGGTCATCCCCGCGGACCTGTCACTCGCCACCCTCGGACTGAGCGCGCTGGGCACCGAGGCCCTCCCATCAGAGCAGTCCCTCCAGCTCACGTCCTGGCTCGGCGAGCCACCCGCCGTGGACCGGACGGCGCCCGTCGTCCGCAACGCGCCGCCCGAGCGAATCCCCCTCGAGGCCATCCCGCCCATCGACGCCTCGTCGGCCATCGCCCGCGCGAACCTGCTCATCCTCCACGGCGCCACCCGCCTGTTCTATCCCTACTTCGACGTCGTGGGAGACGGCATCGATGGGCGGCTGATGGAGACGCTGGCCCAGGTGGACGCCACGCCCGTCACTGAGCGCGAACCGATTCGTCGACTGCTGCTGCGCTTCAACGAGGTCCTGAAGGACGGTCACGGCTTCGTCACCCTGTACGGCGCTCCACCGCCGGCGGGGTTCTTCCCCGTCGCCCTGGAGGAGGTGCAGGGGCAGCCCATCATCCGCCGCTCCGCGCTCCCGGCGCTGCAACCGGGTGACACGCTGGTGAGCATCAACGGCCAGCCCATGTCCGCGTGGCTCGCCGAGGAGATGGCCCACGCCTCGGCCGCCACGCCGGGCTACCTGCATGACGTGGCCATCCGTCGGCTCCTCATCATGAATGCCGCCCTGGACGTCGGACTGCGCGGCGCGGATGGCACCCCGCGCGTCGTCCAGGTCCAACCCCAGCCGGTGGAGCTGCTCAACCAGGTGAGTGGACCGGACTCGCTGAGGACCGCGGGCAGCCTCGCGGACCTCGGCGCGCCGGAGCTGCACTACCTCAACATGGCGAGCGAGGTGCTCACCTCACCGGACGCCTTCCGCGCGGCGCTCACCGCGGCGCAAGGCGCGAGCGGGCTGGTGGTGGACATGCGCGGCTATCCGGGCATCAGCCACTACGAGGTCGCTCAGCGGCTCATCTCCGCGCCGTTCCGCTCGCCCGTCTTCCGCTATCCCGTCTGGACCGGCCCCGACGACTTCCAGACCGTTGACACCGGCCACACGCGGCAACCGCTGACGAGTCCGTCCTACGCGGGCCCCATCGTCCTGCTGGTCGGTCCTCGCACCGTGTCGGCGGCGGAGAACTTCGGCATCATGCTGACCGGCGCCCAGCGCGTGACGGTGATTGGCCGACGCAGCGCGGGGACGAATGGCAACGTCACCCGGCTGCTGCTCCCCGGGCAGCTGGCCGTCAGCTTCACCGGCATGGGGATTCTCTTCCCCGACCAGTCCCGCTTCCACGGCGTGGGCATCGTCCCGCACATCGAGGTGGCGCCCACCGTCCAGGACATCGCCACCGGAACGGACCCGGAGCTGCTGCGCGCCATCCAGTTCCTGCGCACCGGCCAGTGAGGACGATGGGCTCCAGGTGCCACACGGGCCTGGAGCCCCATCGGCGCGCGAATCAGCCGCGCACCACCACGTCACGGACCTCGCGGTCCACTTCGCCCACGTCCACCTTCACATCCAGGAAGTGGGACATCGTCTCCAACTGCGTCAGCGCGTGGCCATCCAGGGGCAGCGTGCGGAACTCGCCACCCCGCGCGAGCGCACACAGGAGCAGCAACTGGTCACACAGGTGCTCGCCCACGGGCACCTCCGCGTCCAGGTAGCGCTTCACCTCGGCGGCCACCTCCTCCGCCACGGCCTCCGCGCGCTTGCCGCGCTCACCGAAGCCCGTGAAGACCTCCGTCACGTGCTCGCTCTCCACTTCCACCACGAGCGCGTTGCCAGGCCCCTGTCCGCGCTTCAACTCCTCCGGGCGGAGCTGGTCGGGGCGCAGCTCCAACAACGAGCCCACCGTCTCCAGCTCGCGCTTCGCCACGTCGAAGGGAATCATCGACACCACCGCCTTCGCCTCGCGGCGCAGCACCCGCCCCCGCGACATCAGCGAGAGGGGCTTCAAGGCCTGGGGCCGCACGTCCACGCGGAACCTCCCACCGCCCGCCGGGAAGAAGCCGGGCCGGTCCAGCGTCGCCGTCACATCGGCGCCCATGCGCCGCAACAGCGGCAGGTAGGCCCGCGCGAGGAAGTCGAACGGGGGCGCCGCCGGGTTGTGCGTCCCGCCCTCGAGCATCAACGTGGACGGCGCCTTCGCGGCCAGGAGCGCGGGCAACACCGTCTGCAACACCAGCGTCGCGCTGCCCGCCGTGCCCACCGCGAAGTGGTAGTTGCCCGCGGCCAGGGCGCGCGGATGGAACGTGAGCTCTCGCGAGCCCAGTTCCGCACCGGACACCTCCGCCGCGCCCACCGCCTCGGCGGCCTTCACCGCCGTCAGGTGCTGGCGCAACAGGCCCGGCTTCGCGCGGCCCGCGCGGATGTTCGTCATCGTGAACGGCGTCCCCGTCACCAGCGACAACGCCAGCGACGTGCGCAGCACCTGGCCGCCGCCCTCTCCCTTGGAACCATCGATGCGCACCATGTCTCGTATCTCCCGTCTTCCCACGCCTCACGGCCCCACCCGCGCAATCTGACATGCGCGAGCGCGCCCCGCACCCCGGCCCGCTATCGGCCACGCGCGGCATCAGTCAACACCCGAAGCATCCACAACCCAGCGTTCCTCCAGAAAAGCCACCGCGTGCCTCCGAGAGGCATTACACGAACGGCGCTTCCGAGGCTCTCGCCGGAAGCGTGTCTTGCATTGGAGGCAGTCGTGGTCTCTCGCAGTCTCATTGCTCGCAATCTGATGGTCCCCCTGGCGGCGCTGCTCATGGTCATCTCGTCCGCGTGTGGCCCGGACGCCCAGGAGACTCCCGCCACGGAGATGGACTCCGCTCCGCCCGAGGAGGCGTCTCTCGAGGTGACGTCGCAAGAGCAGTCGCAGTGCCAGTTCTACAACTACCACTGGGACGAGGCCCGCAACCCGCGCGGCCCCAACCGGTGCACCAACAGCTGCCAGTGTGACGGCATGCGCACCTGCAGCTCGGCCGGCTGGTGCCAGGGCACCGCGCGCCCCGGCGTGAGCTGCACCAGCCCCAGCTACTATTGGAACGAGGCCTGGAACCCGGGCGGCTCCAACCGCTGCTGGAGCTCGTGCCAGTGCGACGGCAGGCGCACGTGCAGCCCCGCGGGCTGGTGCCAGGGCCGCTCGCGCTGAAGCGCCCTGCCCGGAAATAGCGGCGCCCGCTCCCCCTCTCTGGCGGCCTTTCGGCCTCTTGGGGGGAGCGGGCGCCTCGATGTCGTCATCCCGGCATGGTCACCTCGCGTGCAGGAGTCGGGGTGGTACCGCCTACCCCTTCACGCAAACGACCTGCTTGAGCGTATGGACCACGTCGACCAGGTCCGACTGCGCCGCCATCACCGCGTCGATGGGCTTGTACGCCGCCGGCGTCTCGTCAATCACCTCGACATCCTTGCGGCACTCGACGCCCTCGGTCGCCTTCGCGTGGTCCTCGAGCGTGAAGCGCTTCTTCGCCGCCTCACGCGACATCGCCCGGCCCGCGCCGTGGCTGCAGGAGTGGAAGCTGTCCGCGTTTCCCTTCCCACGGACGATGAACGAGCGCGCCCCCATGCTGCCGGGGATGATGCCGAGGTCACCCTCGCGCGCCCGCACCGCGCCCTTGCGCGTCACGAAGCAGTTCTTCCCGAAGTGGTGCTCACGCGCCACGTAGTTGTGGTGGCAGTTCACCGCCGCGTCGGACAGCTCGAACGGAGGCAGCTCACCGCTCAGCTGCAGGGCGTCGACCGCGCCACGCAGCATCAGCTCGCGGTTGGTCGCCGCGTAGTCCTGCGCCCAGCTCACCGCGAAGACATAGTCGTCGAAGTGCTCGGAGCCCTCGGGCAGGTACGCCAGGTCCGCGTCGGGCAGGTTGATGTACCAGCGGCGCATGTCCTCCTTCGCCAGCTCGATGAAGTGGCTCCCGATGCGGTTACCCACGCCGCGCGAACCGGAGTGCAACATCAGCCACACGCCATCTGACTCGTCCAGGCACAGCTCGATGAAGTGGTTTCCCGTGCCGAGCGTCCCCAAGTGCCCCAGGTCCGGCCCACGGCCGATGCGCGGGTGCTTGGCGACGATGCGGTCATACCCCTCCATCAGTCGCGCCCACTCCTTCTGGTGGGAGGCCGGAGCCACGCGCCACGCGCCGACGTCGTTACGGCCGCCATTGTCCGAGCGGCCGTGCGGCACCGCCCGCTCGATGGCCGAGCGCACCTTGCGCAGCGAGTCCGGGAGCTGGTCCGCGCGCATCGTGGTGCGCACCGCAATCATGCCGCACCCGATGTCCACCCCCACCGCAGCCGGCACCACCGCGCCCACCGTCGGGACCACGCTGCCGACCGTCGCGCCATAACCCCGGTGCACGTCCGGCATCGCGGCGATCCACTTGTGGATGAAGGGCAGGCCACGGAGGTTTCGGAGCTGCTTCTTGGCCTCGTCCTCGAACGGCACGCCCACGGTCCACGACTTGATGGGGCGACCCGCCTCGTCCGACAGCACCTCGTAGTTCACCTTGTTGCGCTCCATGGCCTTCACCTTTCGGTCGTTCGCCCTGGGCTCTGTTTCCCGGGCACGCAGGGACCTAGAGCAGCCGGCGTGCCAACCGCGCCTCAGAGGGGAGCATGGGGAGAACGCTGGTTTGTCGTATCCCTTGAGATAAAGTCCTATCTTGATGGCGAAGACACGCGCGCGACAGACGGTGGTCCTGGGCATGCTCGGGACGACGCTCGACACGGGCCAGGGCCCGAACCGGTGGACGAAGTGGCGGCCCACGGTGGCGCTGTGCCAGCAGGAGGACCTGGTGGTGCACCGGCTGGAGCTGTTGCACCCGCCGGCGGCCACGCAGATTGCCGGGACGGTGGTGGCGGACATCCGGCAGGTGTCGCCGGAGACCACGGTGCGCACCACGCTGCTGGACATCCGCAACCCGTGGGACCTGGAGGAGACGTACGGCGCGCTGCTCGACTACGTGCGCGCTTACGCCTTCAACCCCGAGGAGGAGGACTACCTCGTCCACATCACCACGGGCACGCACATCGCGCAGATATCGATGTTCCTGTTGGTGGAGAGCCGGCTGATTCCGGGGCGATTGGTGCAGCTGTCGCCGGACCCGCGGGACAAGTCGGGCGCGGGGACGAACACGCTCATCGACCTGGACCTGTCGCGCTACGACACGCTGGCGGCGCGCTTCCAGCGTGAACAGCGCGAGGGTCTGTCGTTCCTCAAGGCCGGCATCGACACGCGCAACGCGGCCTTCAACCACATCATCGAGCGCATCGAACAGGTGGCCAGCCACTCGCGCGCGCCGCTGCTCATCACCGGACCCACGGGCGCGGGCAAGTCGCAGCTCGCGCGCCGCGTCTACACGCTGAAGAAGTCACGCGGCACGGTGAGCGGGCCGTTCGTGGACCTCAACTGCGCCACGCTGCGCGGAGATGGGGCCATGTCCGCGCTCTTCGGCCATGTGAAGGGCTCCTTCACCGGCGCGCTCCAGGACCGTCCAGGCCTCTTGCGTCAGGCGAATGGTGGGGTGCTGTTCCTCGACGAGATTGGTGAGCTGGGCGCGGACGAGCAGGCCATGCTGCTGCGCGCGCTGGAGGACAAGCGGTTCCTGCCGGTGGGCTCGGACAAGGAGGTGGAGAGTGATTTCCAGCTCATCGCCGGCACCAACCGGGACTTGCAGGTCGAGGTGGAGCGCGGGCGATTCCGCGAGGACCTGCTCGCGCGCATCAACCTGTGGACCTTCCGGTTGCCCGCGTTGCGCGAGCGCCCCGAGGACATCCCTCCGAACCTGCTCTACGAGCTGGACAAGGCGTCGGAGGCGATGGGCGCGCGAATCACCCTGAACAAGGAGGCCCAGGAGCGCTTCTTGCGCTTCGCCACCTCGCCCGATGCCCGCTGGTCGGGCAACTTCCGGGACCTCAACGCCGCGGTGCTGCGCATGGCCACGCTCGCGCCCGGGGGCCGCATCACGCGCGAGGTGGTGGACGAGGAGCTGGAGCGCCTGCGCGCGCAGTGGCGGACGGGGGGCTCACGCCCGGGCCCCGTGTCATCCACGAGCGGCGTGGACCGGGTCGCAGAGGTGCTCGGTGAAGAGCTCGCCTCGGAGCTGGACCGGTTCGACCGCGTGCAGCTCGCGGATGTGCTGGGGGTGTGTCAGGGAAGCCGCTCGCTCTCGGAGGCAGGGCGTGTGCTGTTCGCCCAGTCCCGCGCGCGAAAGTCGAGCACCAACGACGCGGACCGACTGAAGAAGTACCTGGCGCGCTTCGGCCTGACCTGGGCCGATGTGAGCTGACGAGACAGGGCAGCGGCCATCGGGGGTTTCCACGACCTCCGGAGGTGGCGCGCGAGAAAAAGCACCGGCCACACAAAGGACGGTGACGGAGCGCGTCTTCATCGGTGTTGAAGGCAATGGGGGCCGTGAGCCGGACGGACCTTCGACACGAAAGCACCGCCATGTCCACGCCGCAGCTCCACCTCGACACCTGTCGTCGGACAGGCACGTGGCTCATCGCCATCGTCCTCCTCCTGATGGGGCGGAGCGTGGAAGCGCAGGTGCGAGAGCCGGACAACTTCCTCGCCACGTCCGTCACCCTGTCCTCCGCACCTCGGCTGCGTCAGGTCTCCACCCGGCATGCCTCGCCCATGCTCGCCGCCGGCTTTCGGCTCTCCGAGCACAGCCAACTCCGCCTCGACTGGGGACTGCCCTACACCTCGGTGGACCCCGCCGGCGCACTCGAAGGACGCAGGAGCCACCTGGGCTCGACCAACCTGCTCATCGGCCTGCACAACGTCCGCACCTTCGTGGATGACACCCTCTTCGT
Encoded proteins:
- a CDS encoding S41 family peptidase, whose translation is MSFIQNGAGRGASWARRVRCHPLLTAGLLLLLSGSASAQSLFPPPEQWCDFGRAGPAATQPAPVAMSAAHGQVRFFGVGPSYTDADLSLVMALSGSTVDWAETTRHYASTMEGVCALDVSSKPLPRARVLTVGPVAFIRPGTGELRIPRHARAAIIDLRGLPAAPGLEEALARAIGALSTTPVERLSGIVRSYVGMMDETTYLNVYGNYIDLVTHAPHAATGQAQLPVALLTEPALAPATARFAADLRMTRRAWLIGAPIHAAVAESRWMPVSTRGLLVRTTRLEDAQGPIPEVIPADLSLATLGLSALGTEALPSEQSLQLTSWLGEPPAVDRTAPVVRNAPPERIPLEAIPPIDASSAIARANLLILHGATRLFYPYFDVVGDGIDGRLMETLAQVDATPVTEREPIRRLLLRFNEVLKDGHGFVTLYGAPPPAGFFPVALEEVQGQPIIRRSALPALQPGDTLVSINGQPMSAWLAEEMAHASAATPGYLHDVAIRRLLIMNAALDVGLRGADGTPRVVQVQPQPVELLNQVSGPDSLRTAGSLADLGAPELHYLNMASEVLTSPDAFRAALTAAQGASGLVVDMRGYPGISHYEVAQRLISAPFRSPVFRYPVWTGPDDFQTVDTGHTRQPLTSPSYAGPIVLLVGPRTVSAAENFGIMLTGAQRVTVIGRRSAGTNGNVTRLLLPGQLAVSFTGMGILFPDQSRFHGVGIVPHIEVAPTVQDIATGTDPELLRAIQFLRTGQ
- the rtcA gene encoding RNA 3'-terminal phosphate cyclase yields the protein MVRIDGSKGEGGGQVLRTSLALSLVTGTPFTMTNIRAGRAKPGLLRQHLTAVKAAEAVGAAEVSGAELGSRELTFHPRALAAGNYHFAVGTAGSATLVLQTVLPALLAAKAPSTLMLEGGTHNPAAPPFDFLARAYLPLLRRMGADVTATLDRPGFFPAGGGRFRVDVRPQALKPLSLMSRGRVLRREAKAVVSMIPFDVAKRELETVGSLLELRPDQLRPEELKRGQGPGNALVVEVESEHVTEVFTGFGERGKRAEAVAEEVAAEVKRYLDAEVPVGEHLCDQLLLLCALARGGEFRTLPLDGHALTQLETMSHFLDVKVDVGEVDREVRDVVVRG
- a CDS encoding RtcB family protein; this encodes MERNKVNYEVLSDEAGRPIKSWTVGVPFEDEAKKQLRNLRGLPFIHKWIAAMPDVHRGYGATVGSVVPTVGAVVPAAVGVDIGCGMIAVRTTMRADQLPDSLRKVRSAIERAVPHGRSDNGGRNDVGAWRVAPASHQKEWARLMEGYDRIVAKHPRIGRGPDLGHLGTLGTGNHFIELCLDESDGVWLMLHSGSRGVGNRIGSHFIELAKEDMRRWYINLPDADLAYLPEGSEHFDDYVFAVSWAQDYAATNRELMLRGAVDALQLSGELPPFELSDAAVNCHHNYVAREHHFGKNCFVTRKGAVRAREGDLGIIPGSMGARSFIVRGKGNADSFHSCSHGAGRAMSREAAKKRFTLEDHAKATEGVECRKDVEVIDETPAAYKPIDAVMAAQSDLVDVVHTLKQVVCVKG
- the rtcR gene encoding RNA repair transcriptional activator RtcR; translation: MAKTRARQTVVLGMLGTTLDTGQGPNRWTKWRPTVALCQQEDLVVHRLELLHPPAATQIAGTVVADIRQVSPETTVRTTLLDIRNPWDLEETYGALLDYVRAYAFNPEEEDYLVHITTGTHIAQISMFLLVESRLIPGRLVQLSPDPRDKSGAGTNTLIDLDLSRYDTLAARFQREQREGLSFLKAGIDTRNAAFNHIIERIEQVASHSRAPLLITGPTGAGKSQLARRVYTLKKSRGTVSGPFVDLNCATLRGDGAMSALFGHVKGSFTGALQDRPGLLRQANGGVLFLDEIGELGADEQAMLLRALEDKRFLPVGSDKEVESDFQLIAGTNRDLQVEVERGRFREDLLARINLWTFRLPALRERPEDIPPNLLYELDKASEAMGARITLNKEAQERFLRFATSPDARWSGNFRDLNAAVLRMATLAPGGRITREVVDEELERLRAQWRTGGSRPGPVSSTSGVDRVAEVLGEELASELDRFDRVQLADVLGVCQGSRSLSEAGRVLFAQSRARKSSTNDADRLKKYLARFGLTWADVS